A genomic window from Roseofilum casamattae BLCC-M143 includes:
- a CDS encoding molybdopterin oxidoreductase family protein has product MASKTLCPYCGVGCGLEVSPPAVPGKATNRDREGNPIWKVMGDKAHPSSLGKVCVKGATISESLEKNRLRTPMMRDSLDEPFRPVSWEEALNHIVGQIQTTRLVQGPDAICMYGSGQFQTEDYYIAQKLLKGCLRTNNFDANSRLCMSSAVSGYIQSLGSDGPPCCYDDLELTDCAFLIGTNTAECHPIIFNRLRVHCKKNKEVKLIVVDPRHTPTAAAADLHLAIKPGTDIDLMNGIAHLLHRWGYIDSLFVDEQTTGFPNYVTAIQSYPPELVAGNCGISVEDLEQAARWWGESRRVLSMWSMGLNQSSEGTAKNRTLINLHLMTGNIGKPGAGPFSLTGQPNAMGGREAGGLAHILPGYRLVKNPQHRREVEQLWGLTPGSINPKPGLSAWEMIRGLEQGRVGVLWIAATNPAVSMPDLERTKEALLRSPFTIYQDAYYPTETAEYAHVLLPAAQWSEKTGTMTNSERRVTLCPQFRSAPGMARPDWEIFAEVGRRLGFEQEFAFADSEAVRNEFLQLTAGRPCEQRGITYERLIAEGPLQWPCAEGEEPQARMYTDGRFNTPDGRARFAAFHSRGLAEPPDGEYPFVLTVGRLYGHWHTLTRTGRIEKIRKMHPEAVIEIHPYDADRLHITEGMMVEVRSRRGWCRFPAKLTKNITKGTIFAPMHWGAMWGEHTEANLLTHPESCPISGQPELKACAVQLIPIISEPSSADQASLPSENIPETALIQT; this is encoded by the coding sequence ATGGCAAGCAAAACCCTTTGTCCTTACTGTGGAGTTGGCTGTGGTTTAGAAGTATCTCCTCCGGCAGTTCCTGGCAAAGCTACAAACCGCGATCGCGAGGGTAACCCCATCTGGAAAGTGATGGGAGATAAAGCACATCCGTCAAGTCTCGGTAAGGTGTGTGTCAAAGGAGCAACCATTAGCGAGTCATTAGAAAAAAACCGCCTCAGAACTCCGATGATGCGAGACTCTCTCGACGAACCCTTTCGTCCGGTGAGTTGGGAGGAAGCTCTCAATCATATTGTCGGTCAAATTCAGACGACTCGGTTAGTCCAAGGACCGGATGCCATTTGCATGTATGGTTCCGGACAGTTCCAAACCGAAGACTATTATATTGCCCAAAAACTCCTCAAGGGCTGTTTGAGAACGAATAATTTTGATGCCAACTCTCGGCTGTGCATGTCTTCAGCCGTTTCTGGATATATCCAAAGCTTAGGCTCGGACGGCCCCCCCTGCTGCTACGACGATCTGGAATTAACTGACTGTGCTTTTTTAATCGGTACGAACACGGCAGAATGCCACCCAATTATTTTTAACCGCTTGCGCGTTCATTGCAAGAAAAATAAAGAGGTAAAACTAATTGTCGTCGATCCTCGCCACACGCCAACAGCAGCGGCGGCCGATCTGCATTTGGCGATTAAACCCGGTACGGATATAGATTTAATGAATGGTATTGCTCACCTGTTACATCGCTGGGGCTATATTGACTCTCTGTTTGTAGACGAGCAAACCACAGGATTTCCCAATTATGTCACCGCGATCCAATCCTATCCTCCGGAACTGGTGGCTGGCAATTGCGGAATTTCGGTGGAAGACCTGGAACAAGCGGCTCGTTGGTGGGGAGAGTCTCGGCGAGTCTTGTCCATGTGGTCCATGGGACTAAACCAATCCTCGGAAGGAACGGCGAAAAATCGCACATTGATTAATCTCCATTTAATGACGGGGAATATTGGTAAGCCGGGAGCCGGGCCGTTTTCTTTAACGGGACAGCCGAATGCCATGGGAGGTCGCGAAGCAGGAGGGTTAGCCCATATTCTCCCCGGATATCGTTTGGTGAAAAATCCCCAACATCGTCGGGAAGTGGAACAACTTTGGGGACTTACTCCTGGAAGTATTAATCCTAAGCCTGGTTTGTCGGCTTGGGAGATGATTCGCGGTTTGGAGCAGGGTAGAGTTGGGGTATTGTGGATTGCGGCGACGAATCCGGCGGTGAGTATGCCGGATTTGGAACGAACGAAAGAGGCATTGTTGCGATCGCCGTTTACGATTTATCAAGATGCGTATTATCCGACGGAGACGGCTGAGTATGCCCATGTCCTGTTGCCAGCGGCGCAGTGGAGCGAGAAAACGGGCACGATGACCAATTCCGAGCGCCGAGTGACTCTGTGTCCGCAGTTTCGTTCGGCTCCGGGTATGGCGCGTCCGGATTGGGAAATCTTTGCCGAGGTCGGCCGTCGCTTGGGGTTTGAGCAAGAGTTTGCGTTTGCGGACTCGGAAGCGGTGCGCAATGAGTTTTTGCAACTAACTGCGGGCCGGCCTTGCGAGCAACGAGGGATTACTTACGAACGCCTTATTGCTGAGGGACCCCTACAGTGGCCCTGTGCTGAAGGTGAAGAGCCGCAAGCGCGCATGTATACGGATGGGCGATTTAATACTCCAGACGGTCGCGCTCGCTTTGCTGCATTCCATTCGCGCGGGTTAGCCGAGCCTCCGGATGGAGAATATCCGTTCGTGTTAACGGTGGGACGGCTTTACGGTCATTGGCATACCCTGACTCGTACCGGTCGCATTGAGAAGATTCGGAAAATGCACCCCGAGGCAGTTATTGAAATTCATCCTTACGATGCAGATCGACTGCACATTACTGAGGGCATGATGGTGGAGGTGCGATCGCGGCGCGGATGGTGTCGTTTCCCGGCTAAGCTAACTAAGAATATTACTAAAGGAACCATTTTCGCCCCCATGCACTGGGGAGCCATGTGGGGAGAGCATACGGAAGCAAATCTGTTGACTCACCCTGAATCTTGCCCGATTTCCGGACAACCGGAACTGAAAGCGTGCGCCGTACAGTTAATTCCAATCATCAGCGAGCCGTCATCGGCGGACCAAGCCTCCCTTCCTTCAGAAAATATCCCGGAAACTGCATTAATCCAAACTTAA
- a CDS encoding MFS transporter, whose product MLKEMWSFGGRYKILHMTWFAFFLSFVVWFNLAPLAPTVQDAFDLTDGQIRTLAACNVALTVPARIVIGMLLDKYGPRITYSLLLMYAAIPCIAFASAQNFSQLVISRLALGIVGAGFVIGIRMVAEWFPPKEIGLAEGIYGGWGNFGSAASAFTLATIAGFLNFSGGDIINWRVSIAGTGVIAALYGIFYFFNVQDTPPGKVYQKPNKATGLEVTSKGDFWFLMLMNIPLSGILAVLAWNLSRVGFLNVNQLYIVWACLFGLYLFQAYNCWDVNKELMLGHKTYAPEDRYQFSQVAILELTYIVNFGSELAVVSMLPTFFYTVFEESEGLTLQQAGMIAASYAFMNLMSRPGGGLISDRLGSRRMTMAVLTGCMGIGYLMMGMVSGSWFLPLAVVLTMACSFFVQAGEGSTFAIVPLVKRRVTGQIAGNVGAYGNVGAVAYLTLFSLLPKDQSGYTTFFQVLGVASLIVAFLCAFILREPKGSFAEHHEGELDESAMAHAEAAAID is encoded by the coding sequence ATGCTAAAAGAAATGTGGTCATTTGGTGGCAGGTACAAAATCCTGCACATGACCTGGTTTGCATTCTTCCTATCCTTCGTCGTTTGGTTTAACCTCGCTCCCCTAGCACCCACAGTTCAAGATGCCTTCGATCTAACAGATGGTCAGATTCGGACGCTCGCTGCTTGTAATGTTGCCCTCACCGTCCCCGCTCGGATCGTCATTGGGATGCTCTTGGATAAGTACGGGCCTCGTATTACTTACTCCCTCCTCCTGATGTACGCTGCGATTCCTTGTATCGCCTTCGCCTCTGCCCAAAACTTTAGCCAATTGGTCATCAGCCGGTTAGCGTTGGGTATTGTTGGTGCCGGATTCGTCATCGGGATTCGGATGGTTGCAGAATGGTTCCCTCCCAAGGAAATTGGTTTGGCGGAAGGAATCTATGGTGGATGGGGGAACTTCGGTTCTGCGGCTTCTGCTTTCACCCTAGCAACTATTGCGGGTTTCCTGAACTTCAGTGGTGGAGATATCATTAACTGGCGGGTTTCGATCGCCGGAACTGGGGTTATTGCAGCTCTCTACGGTATTTTCTACTTCTTCAACGTTCAAGACACCCCCCCTGGCAAAGTTTATCAGAAACCCAACAAAGCCACGGGTTTGGAGGTCACTAGCAAAGGCGACTTCTGGTTCCTGATGCTTATGAATATACCTCTTTCGGGAATTCTGGCTGTTCTGGCTTGGAACTTGAGTAGAGTAGGCTTCCTCAATGTCAACCAACTCTACATTGTTTGGGCATGTTTGTTCGGTCTGTATCTGTTCCAAGCTTACAACTGCTGGGATGTGAACAAAGAGTTGATGCTCGGACACAAAACCTATGCCCCTGAAGACCGCTATCAATTTTCCCAAGTCGCGATCCTAGAGCTAACTTACATTGTCAACTTTGGTTCCGAGTTGGCTGTGGTCTCCATGCTACCCACCTTCTTTTATACGGTATTTGAGGAAAGTGAAGGTTTGACCCTACAACAAGCGGGTATGATTGCTGCCAGCTATGCGTTTATGAATCTTATGTCTCGACCCGGTGGCGGTTTGATTTCAGATCGCCTCGGCAGTCGTCGAATGACTATGGCAGTCCTGACCGGATGTATGGGCATTGGCTATCTAATGATGGGTATGGTTTCTGGAAGTTGGTTCTTGCCTCTGGCGGTTGTCCTGACCATGGCTTGCTCGTTCTTCGTCCAAGCTGGAGAAGGTTCGACATTTGCTATCGTTCCCTTGGTGAAACGGCGGGTAACCGGACAAATCGCGGGTAACGTCGGAGCTTACGGTAACGTTGGAGCTGTAGCTTATCTGACCTTATTTAGTCTCCTACCTAAGGACCAAAGTGGTTACACGACCTTCTTCCAAGTCCTCGGTGTTGCGAGTCTGATTGTCGCCTTCCTCTGTGCCTTCATATTGAGGGAGCCGAAAGGTTCCTTCGCCGAACACCACGAAGGAGAGTTGGACGAGAGTGCGATGGCTCATGCAGAAGCAGCAGCTATTGATTAA
- a CDS encoding ferredoxin--nitrite reductase yields MTTTAPSNVKLNKFERFKAEKDGLAVKNELDHFASIGWEAIDETDRDQRLKWLGIFFRPVTPGKFMLRMRTPNGILTSEQVRVLAETTQRYGEDGSADITTRQNLQLRGIRLEDIPQIFQRFEQVGLTSMQSGMDNVRNITGSPVAGIDSAELIDTRSLVQQTQDTITNSGAGNPEFTNLPRKFNIAIAGGRDNSVHAEINDIAYVPAYKDGILGFNVLVGGFFSGRRCEAAIPLDAWIEPNQCVAISRAILEVYRDSGLRANRQKARLMWLIDEWGLERFRATVEEQYGQRLQPAAPKDEFDWEKRDHIGVYPQKQPGLNYVGMHVPVGRLQAPDLFEFARLAEVYGSGEIRLTVEQNIIIPNIPDANLEAFLAEPLLEKFSPNPEPLSRALVSCTGSQFCKFALIETKNRANILIEELQQELTLQEPVRIHWTGCPNSCGQPQVADIGLMGTKTRKDGKTLEGVDIFMGGKVGKDAQLGEKVMKGIPCQDLKSVLRDLLIEKFGAEPKAGYIPSITPEENGHGKTSTPSTPVGTIRFARSNKTITCYEGESILVAAEREGIDLDSSCQSGTCGTCQQTLVSGEVNYLQTPEALDNTPGSLLTCSASPVGDIVIDA; encoded by the coding sequence ATGACAACCACAGCCCCCTCCAATGTAAAACTCAACAAATTTGAACGATTTAAAGCCGAGAAAGATGGCTTGGCAGTCAAAAATGAATTAGACCACTTTGCCAGTATTGGCTGGGAAGCAATTGATGAAACCGACCGAGACCAACGACTCAAGTGGCTGGGCATTTTCTTTCGACCGGTTACCCCAGGTAAATTCATGTTACGGATGCGAACCCCTAACGGCATCCTAACATCCGAACAAGTACGAGTCTTAGCAGAAACGACCCAGCGCTATGGAGAAGATGGTAGTGCTGATATTACCACAAGACAAAACTTGCAATTGCGAGGTATTCGGCTCGAAGATATCCCGCAAATTTTCCAGCGCTTCGAGCAAGTAGGACTGACTTCCATGCAGTCGGGTATGGACAACGTACGCAATATCACCGGTTCTCCTGTTGCCGGAATTGATAGTGCCGAACTCATCGACACCCGCTCCCTCGTCCAGCAAACTCAAGATACAATCACCAACAGCGGGGCGGGAAACCCAGAGTTTACCAACCTACCGCGCAAATTTAATATTGCGATCGCCGGCGGCCGAGATAACTCCGTCCATGCGGAAATTAACGATATTGCCTACGTTCCCGCCTACAAAGATGGCATTCTTGGTTTCAATGTCCTTGTTGGAGGTTTTTTCTCCGGCAGACGATGTGAAGCCGCAATTCCCCTCGATGCATGGATCGAACCAAACCAGTGCGTTGCTATCTCTCGTGCCATCCTGGAAGTCTATCGCGACAGCGGACTGCGGGCAAACCGACAAAAGGCGCGACTCATGTGGCTCATTGACGAATGGGGACTCGAGCGCTTCCGGGCAACCGTCGAAGAGCAATACGGCCAGCGCTTACAGCCGGCTGCTCCCAAAGACGAATTTGACTGGGAGAAACGAGACCACATTGGGGTCTACCCGCAAAAGCAACCCGGACTAAATTATGTCGGAATGCACGTTCCCGTAGGTCGCCTCCAGGCACCAGACCTATTTGAGTTTGCTCGACTGGCCGAAGTGTATGGCAGCGGTGAAATCCGCCTCACCGTCGAGCAAAATATCATCATTCCCAACATTCCTGACGCCAACCTCGAAGCCTTTCTCGCCGAACCTCTCTTAGAAAAATTCTCCCCAAACCCCGAACCTCTAAGTCGTGCCCTAGTATCGTGTACGGGGTCTCAATTTTGTAAGTTTGCCCTGATTGAAACCAAAAATCGGGCGAACATCCTGATTGAGGAATTGCAACAAGAACTGACCCTGCAAGAACCCGTCCGCATCCACTGGACGGGATGTCCCAACTCCTGCGGTCAACCTCAAGTCGCAGACATCGGCTTAATGGGAACCAAAACCCGTAAAGATGGCAAAACCCTCGAAGGTGTAGACATCTTCATGGGAGGCAAAGTAGGGAAAGATGCTCAATTGGGCGAAAAAGTGATGAAAGGTATTCCGTGCCAAGACCTCAAATCCGTGTTACGCGACCTGCTAATCGAAAAATTTGGGGCCGAACCGAAAGCCGGATATATTCCGAGCATCACTCCAGAAGAGAACGGACATGGCAAGACATCCACCCCCTCTACTCCTGTAGGAACCATCCGGTTTGCGCGATCGAACAAAACCATTACCTGTTACGAAGGCGAATCGATCCTAGTGGCTGCAGAGCGAGAAGGAATCGATCTCGATTCCAGTTGTCAGTCCGGAACCTGCGGCACCTGCCAGCAAACTTTGGTTTCTGGAGAAGTTAACTATCTTCAAACACCAGAGGCTTTGGATAATACGCCGGGTTCTCTCCTCACCTGTAGTGCTTCTCCGGTTGGAGACATCGTTATCGATGCTTAG
- a CDS encoding OmpA family protein has protein sequence MAKLRNALLPPEETESKSEPEERKEQLTQRKQQERQPNERLHEIMPAVLEQVKRYLIDSPTTVAQWLTPAVQEAIAGNRRQIAEGIVPLLPPSLGSREPTMTRQKWDRLLEILIAEVNDRLEASEHRTQQALERIVFASLIDAIAQQSGELVEIILPELVPPLQAQLKQALQPYLQQQERLLSEQLQQEIDRLVAQRLESWRDEWKAALSPTQEAIAALPSVEELQPEIAAQVQSQLSQQLSQQLPEYVQTQIAGQLPDTSQWVQQLTPTLESLIEQRVEQVQEDLLEQVQLSEAPDLQRIESAMLNRLQGSIDDRIQSALAELPPAQSAIEPIKQPTPEELMAAIKPALEQFILSRIPPPESSQAPPIAGTVTTKKRLPGTSISKRGWIIVAAITAIVLLSVGWLFYRSVRATRLSEKLTQQLTNTPELAPYRLRARVKGDIVHLSGQLPNLRLQQMAEEAIAAHQPDLFIETAVELLPAPLLPEEIQAEVTRVEAALDRLDGISISADYNSEQANVNITGTVIQEADGSKIAQAFAAIPGIRSVTNTVKVQPPDIPIRVYFSVNSAQLATVDLRAKIIPLVSLLKKYPELRINIVGYISPAQEAKKGIGLSRQRAENVKKVLMQQGIDPKRLQVEAIAYPPPDVNPKQPDWLKRATVFYPVSGL, from the coding sequence TTGGCCAAACTGCGAAATGCGTTGCTCCCTCCAGAAGAAACCGAGTCGAAAAGCGAACCCGAGGAACGAAAAGAGCAACTGACTCAGCGAAAGCAACAAGAGAGGCAGCCAAACGAGCGACTGCACGAGATAATGCCTGCGGTTCTCGAGCAAGTGAAACGCTATCTGATCGATTCTCCGACAACAGTGGCGCAATGGCTGACTCCGGCAGTGCAAGAGGCGATCGCTGGCAACCGACGGCAAATTGCGGAAGGAATTGTTCCTCTATTGCCGCCATCTCTGGGGAGCCGAGAGCCGACGATGACTCGCCAGAAGTGGGATCGCCTGTTAGAGATATTGATTGCGGAGGTTAACGATCGCCTCGAAGCGTCGGAGCACAGAACGCAGCAAGCTCTGGAACGGATCGTTTTTGCATCTTTGATTGATGCGATCGCCCAGCAGTCTGGAGAATTAGTCGAAATTATCTTGCCGGAGCTGGTTCCTCCCCTACAAGCCCAACTAAAACAGGCGCTCCAACCCTACCTACAGCAGCAAGAGCGCCTTCTGTCCGAGCAGCTGCAACAGGAGATCGATCGGTTAGTGGCGCAACGCCTAGAGAGTTGGAGAGATGAGTGGAAGGCTGCCTTGTCTCCAACCCAAGAGGCGATCGCAGCTTTGCCATCAGTAGAAGAATTACAGCCCGAGATCGCAGCTCAAGTACAGAGCCAATTGTCGCAACAGTTATCGCAACAATTACCCGAGTACGTGCAAACCCAAATTGCCGGACAATTACCCGACACTTCCCAATGGGTACAACAGTTGACTCCCACCCTCGAGAGTTTAATCGAACAGCGGGTGGAACAAGTTCAAGAGGACTTATTAGAACAAGTCCAATTATCAGAGGCTCCAGATCTACAACGCATAGAATCTGCTATGCTAAATCGCTTACAAGGGTCAATTGACGATCGCATTCAAAGTGCCCTGGCTGAGTTACCTCCAGCACAGAGCGCAATTGAACCCATCAAGCAACCGACACCCGAAGAATTGATGGCAGCGATAAAACCCGCTCTGGAACAATTCATTCTCTCGCGCATTCCACCACCCGAATCTAGCCAAGCGCCTCCAATTGCCGGAACGGTAACGACTAAAAAGCGCCTGCCAGGTACCTCTATCTCCAAAAGAGGATGGATAATCGTTGCTGCCATTACCGCGATCGTTCTGTTATCGGTAGGATGGCTATTCTACCGTTCGGTGCGGGCAACGCGGTTGAGCGAGAAACTCACTCAGCAATTAACGAATACTCCCGAGTTAGCGCCTTATCGCCTGCGCGCTCGGGTGAAAGGCGATATAGTGCACCTGAGCGGCCAATTACCCAATTTGAGATTACAACAAATGGCAGAAGAAGCGATCGCAGCCCATCAGCCCGATCTCTTCATTGAAACGGCTGTGGAGTTACTGCCCGCTCCTCTGTTACCCGAAGAAATTCAAGCAGAGGTTACTCGAGTTGAGGCTGCATTAGATCGCTTAGATGGAATCTCTATTTCTGCTGACTACAACTCAGAACAAGCGAACGTTAACATAACGGGGACAGTTATCCAGGAAGCAGATGGGAGCAAGATCGCCCAAGCCTTTGCCGCTATACCCGGCATTCGTTCGGTGACGAATACGGTTAAAGTCCAGCCTCCGGATATTCCAATTCGAGTTTATTTCTCGGTCAATTCAGCCCAGTTAGCCACTGTCGATTTGCGGGCAAAAATTATTCCTCTCGTCAGTTTATTGAAGAAGTATCCCGAGTTAAGGATTAACATTGTCGGTTATATCAGTCCCGCTCAAGAAGCCAAAAAGGGCATCGGCTTGAGTCGGCAGCGAGCCGAAAATGTGAAGAAGGTGCTGATGCAGCAAGGTATTGACCCGAAACGGCTGCAGGTGGAGGCGATCGCCTATCCTCCTCCCGATGTTAATCCCAAGCAGCCGGATTGGCTGAAGCGAGCAACGGTATTTTATCCAGTCTCTGGTTTGTAG
- a CDS encoding HEAT repeat domain-containing protein translates to MKGLKTTRARRSPIQSREDRDISALSAQFYQSVQDWKRQDSQVWVGRESELLELGLEVLALGDFQVRWDAAKLLPELGTMAIAPLLEWLADEDAEEELRWFAGSILETFNQPDTIAVLAEVLQKTDSEALRQLVSQILGSYGTSALPTLKELLATEHTRNWAVRALSCICDRQVVDLLLDVIPDRDPQVYAQALEILSCWRDPRAIPALMKGLESTMSKVRYAAVVGLGIRAKSGVCPSISTEQVVKGLRDRLWDFNLSVCEQAAMALGRLATVSSAIALHTIMRSESTPESLRITAIRSLGWIAEDRADPVSQPAYLALQCLLEMLYPGILEENSWLELVQALGRVQHWQLQQQGSAALVKCLQERSLSLRVQGAIALNLGYLQQEDAISTLVELASQEDMTVRLHAIAGLKALGVSEYPKL, encoded by the coding sequence ATGAAGGGTTTAAAGACAACAAGGGCGAGACGATCGCCAATTCAAAGTCGCGAAGACCGCGATATTAGTGCGTTATCTGCGCAGTTTTATCAATCGGTGCAGGACTGGAAACGTCAGGACTCCCAGGTATGGGTCGGTCGCGAGAGCGAGTTGCTGGAATTGGGCTTAGAGGTCTTAGCATTGGGGGACTTCCAGGTGCGATGGGATGCGGCCAAGCTGTTACCCGAGTTGGGGACAATGGCGATCGCTCCCTTATTAGAATGGCTGGCCGATGAAGATGCAGAAGAAGAATTGCGATGGTTCGCCGGCTCAATCTTAGAAACCTTTAATCAACCCGATACAATTGCGGTATTAGCCGAAGTCTTGCAAAAAACGGATAGCGAGGCTCTGCGCCAATTAGTCTCCCAAATTTTGGGCAGTTATGGCACGAGTGCGCTGCCGACCCTGAAAGAATTACTCGCTACAGAACATACCAGGAACTGGGCAGTTCGCGCCCTCAGTTGTATCTGCGATCGCCAGGTGGTGGACTTGCTGCTGGATGTTATCCCCGATCGAGACCCTCAAGTTTACGCACAAGCCCTGGAAATCTTAAGTTGTTGGAGAGATCCTCGGGCAATTCCAGCTTTGATGAAAGGGTTAGAGTCCACGATGTCCAAAGTGCGTTATGCGGCAGTTGTCGGGTTGGGAATACGAGCAAAAAGTGGTGTTTGTCCTTCAATTTCAACCGAACAGGTGGTGAAAGGACTGCGCGATCGCCTTTGGGATTTTAATCTCTCGGTTTGCGAGCAGGCAGCCATGGCACTCGGGAGGCTCGCGACCGTTAGCTCGGCGATCGCCTTACATACAATTATGCGTTCTGAGTCTACTCCTGAATCGTTGAGGATAACGGCAATTCGCTCCTTAGGATGGATAGCAGAAGATCGGGCAGATCCCGTATCGCAGCCGGCATATCTAGCTCTACAGTGCTTATTGGAAATGTTGTATCCAGGAATACTTGAAGAGAACAGTTGGTTGGAGTTAGTCCAAGCCTTGGGACGGGTTCAGCATTGGCAACTGCAACAGCAAGGGAGTGCGGCATTAGTGAAGTGCTTGCAGGAGCGATCGTTGAGTTTGCGGGTACAGGGCGCGATCGCCTTGAATTTGGGTTACCTGCAACAAGAGGATGCAATTTCCACTCTGGTGGAGTTAGCCAGTCAAGAGGATATGACAGTTCGCTTGCACGCGATCGCCGGTTTGAAAGCGTTAGGAGTGTCTGAATACCCAAAGCTATAA
- a CDS encoding NB-ARC domain-containing protein, with translation MSSSYRESTLKISTNALSILDRARNQKGWTRQSTAWLTAANTSLATIKRFWRQHPIRQDTFIDICGAVGVNWKEVTETIPAKEPYIKWGEAPDVSFFCGRTRELDELKRWLVEDRCRLVGLWGVGGIGKTSLAVKLAQQVQSKFDYIMFTSLRQSPRLTELLAIWLNSFAQNSAIDLPNRLDDRLSLLIRYLRRYNCLIILDSLESILSSGTLVGHYPQDYKVYSRFLKQIGELNHQSCFLLASREKPWEFSFLEGQNLPVRSYLLSGLGNDAKAILQSKGLSEPEQWDTLIEICAGNPSLLKMIAAFIKEVFDGNVSEFLKQGTTQVSRDISTFIQEQLERLSESERRISYQLATAAKPISIHQLESSLQPMPAIEISHAIASLARRSFLDKSTEGFTLKLVFKDYLSNALEANCQFQVNPSMH, from the coding sequence ATGAGTTCTTCTTACAGGGAATCTACACTCAAAATTTCTACTAATGCGCTTTCGATCCTCGATCGCGCCAGAAACCAGAAAGGGTGGACTCGACAATCTACGGCATGGTTGACAGCAGCGAATACCAGCCTGGCAACCATCAAGCGATTTTGGCGACAGCATCCCATTCGCCAAGATACCTTTATCGATATTTGCGGTGCAGTCGGAGTGAATTGGAAAGAGGTTACCGAAACAATTCCTGCGAAAGAACCCTACATCAAATGGGGAGAAGCTCCTGATGTCAGCTTTTTTTGCGGGCGTACCCGCGAACTGGACGAACTGAAGCGATGGTTAGTTGAAGATCGTTGCCGCTTGGTGGGGTTATGGGGTGTGGGTGGTATTGGAAAAACCTCTCTAGCGGTCAAATTAGCCCAACAGGTTCAATCTAAATTTGACTATATAATGTTTACATCCCTGCGCCAATCTCCTCGGTTAACCGAACTGTTAGCAATATGGCTGAATAGTTTTGCTCAGAACTCGGCGATCGATCTACCCAACCGTCTTGACGATCGCCTTTCTCTACTGATTCGTTACTTACGTCGTTACAATTGTCTGATTATCCTCGATAGCTTAGAATCTATCCTGAGCAGTGGCACTCTCGTCGGCCATTACCCCCAAGACTATAAAGTTTACAGTCGATTTCTCAAACAGATCGGCGAACTCAACCATCAAAGCTGTTTTCTCCTCGCCAGTCGAGAAAAACCCTGGGAGTTTTCATTTCTAGAAGGACAAAACTTACCCGTTCGTTCTTATCTGCTTTCCGGACTAGGAAATGACGCTAAAGCTATCTTGCAATCCAAAGGCTTATCAGAGCCAGAGCAATGGGATACCTTAATCGAAATCTGTGCGGGTAATCCTTCACTTTTAAAGATGATTGCCGCCTTTATTAAAGAAGTTTTTGATGGAAACGTCAGCGAGTTTCTCAAACAAGGAACCACTCAGGTGAGTCGCGATATTAGCACTTTTATTCAGGAGCAATTAGAGCGGCTCTCAGAATCGGAACGGCGAATCTCGTACCAGTTGGCAACAGCAGCAAAACCCATTTCCATCCATCAACTAGAGTCGAGTTTACAACCTATGCCAGCCATCGAAATCAGCCATGCGATCGCCTCTTTAGCACGGCGTTCGTTTTTGGACAAAAGTACCGAAGGATTTACTTTAAAACTCGTTTTCAAAGATTATCTCTCCAACGCACTGGAGGCCAATTGCCAATTCCAAGTCAATCCTAGTATGCACTAG
- a CDS encoding tetratricopeptide repeat protein, with product MNPIAKTVTLLGIVTALSSLSMACELHLPHALNHQTNAEHFYQQGLARAKQGNYEIAIEQYAKALQINPNYAEAYNNRGNAYFELGNQREAIAHYNRALEINPELAEIYYNRGFARYQLGDRKGAIADYDRALEIDPNYLQAYGNRAVVRSHLGDYQGAIEDYSQVLQFKPELAEVYYNRGFTYSQLGDRQKAIEDLNQADRLFSRHGNLRGSLKTHELIGQLQ from the coding sequence ATGAACCCAATTGCGAAAACCGTTACTCTCCTGGGCATCGTTACAGCATTGAGTAGTTTGAGTATGGCGTGCGAATTGCACTTACCACACGCCTTGAATCACCAGACGAATGCCGAACACTTTTATCAGCAAGGATTAGCACGAGCCAAACAAGGGAATTATGAAATTGCGATCGAGCAATATGCTAAGGCTTTGCAAATTAATCCTAATTATGCTGAAGCTTACAATAATCGGGGTAATGCCTACTTTGAACTAGGCAATCAACGAGAAGCGATCGCCCATTACAATCGTGCCTTAGAAATTAATCCCGAGCTTGCCGAAATCTACTATAACCGAGGGTTTGCACGCTACCAATTGGGCGATCGGAAAGGAGCGATCGCCGATTACGATCGAGCGCTGGAAATTGACCCCAATTATCTTCAAGCATATGGCAATCGAGCGGTTGTACGCTCTCATTTAGGAGACTATCAAGGTGCAATTGAAGATTATAGCCAAGTCTTGCAATTTAAACCCGAGCTTGCTGAAGTCTACTATAACCGTGGCTTTACTTATTCTCAACTGGGCGATCGCCAAAAAGCCATTGAAGATTTAAATCAAGCCGATCGACTCTTCAGCCGCCATGGGAATCTTAGAGGATCGCTCAAAACGCACGAGCTGATCGGTCAACTTCAGTAG